From Streptomyces qinzhouensis, one genomic window encodes:
- a CDS encoding ATP/GTP-binding protein → MPAQPPAPGPAAGRARPTVPRPAVPAVPGHAPVTRPAVADWLRTPRPPAAPGIWRPGHVPRPDEAPDVVPGRQLFSGALIAFLVGWLLWSLLWNGFLEGWWIFITDWWELPMEWLVPDAWTTPGHGSFDLYVAITYLYYGLVIGGISVGMGRVGNWAEVWRRYGVPLWPLFFVVQGVWREMPRMSWLTWVSNLYYVLLVATVIAVVGRIGTWPAVRRRLDGGPPEPTDPEPRHDPATWPELRAAGLVDAAESLTRAVHGGTLGDVDYARIRRAWQGVSARPDRLAAFTGAVRDHGAAACAHPSGVRDLPVRSALHDLATGQVRIGTAVDNERNPYPRRTTGVALDPALLGTSLLAVGPSGCGKSVRLMRPVVESLCLHALANRAAVVAVTAYGSGLAPDDAFDLVIGVGRPESTHDLDLYGGADDPDEAARTLAEALVGDLAATLPGGDSRRAATALAQLVGPYRSVHGRFPAVPELRELLSGSPAAFDGLRTALEARGGPEAAAQLRELDARERQSARADDIGVLLAERVAFLDRPAFADSFRTDGSGRQFSLRAVEHPLRVRIDLPERGHAEASRIVARLVLAQFTEAAPARSDRSLFAALVLDDATYTVTADSVRAVQRLRSANAGVVLALRTLEDVPEPLRGPLLGAVGCRMAFSGLAPWDGNRFAEAWGTEWVQTRDVTNRQIISDEPLTKALHLMRRLVTGQAATAEAVTVREVERARWSASDLAHRVPAGHAVLSLTTVGGDHTPPLLVDLRT, encoded by the coding sequence ATGCCCGCGCAGCCACCCGCCCCCGGCCCGGCGGCGGGCCGGGCCCGCCCCACCGTCCCCCGTCCGGCGGTCCCGGCCGTCCCGGGGCACGCGCCCGTCACCCGCCCGGCCGTCGCCGACTGGCTGCGCACTCCCCGCCCCCCGGCGGCCCCCGGTATCTGGCGCCCGGGCCATGTCCCCCGCCCGGACGAGGCCCCCGACGTGGTGCCCGGCCGCCAGCTCTTCAGCGGGGCGCTGATCGCGTTCCTCGTGGGGTGGCTGCTGTGGTCGCTGCTGTGGAACGGGTTCCTGGAGGGGTGGTGGATCTTCATCACCGACTGGTGGGAGCTGCCGATGGAGTGGCTCGTGCCGGACGCGTGGACCACCCCCGGGCACGGCAGTTTCGACCTCTACGTCGCGATCACCTACCTCTACTACGGCCTGGTGATCGGCGGCATCTCCGTCGGCATGGGCCGGGTCGGCAACTGGGCCGAGGTCTGGCGGCGGTACGGCGTACCCCTCTGGCCGCTGTTCTTCGTGGTGCAGGGGGTATGGCGGGAGATGCCCCGGATGAGCTGGCTCACCTGGGTCTCCAACCTCTACTACGTGCTCCTCGTGGCAACCGTGATCGCCGTCGTCGGGCGGATCGGCACCTGGCCCGCCGTCCGCCGCAGGCTGGACGGCGGCCCGCCGGAGCCGACGGACCCGGAACCCCGCCACGACCCCGCCACCTGGCCCGAACTCCGCGCCGCCGGACTCGTGGACGCCGCCGAGAGCCTGACCCGGGCGGTCCACGGCGGCACCCTCGGAGATGTGGACTACGCCCGGATCCGGCGCGCCTGGCAGGGCGTGAGCGCCCGGCCCGACCGGCTCGCGGCCTTCACCGGGGCGGTCCGCGACCATGGCGCGGCCGCCTGCGCGCACCCCTCCGGCGTACGGGACCTCCCGGTCCGCAGCGCCCTGCACGACCTCGCCACGGGCCAGGTGCGGATCGGCACGGCGGTCGACAACGAACGCAATCCCTACCCCCGCCGGACCACCGGCGTCGCCCTCGACCCCGCGCTCCTGGGCACCTCCCTGCTCGCCGTCGGCCCCTCCGGCTGCGGCAAGAGCGTCCGGCTGATGCGACCGGTCGTCGAGTCGCTCTGTCTGCACGCGCTCGCCAACCGCGCGGCCGTCGTCGCCGTGACCGCGTACGGCTCCGGGCTCGCCCCCGACGACGCCTTCGACCTCGTGATCGGCGTCGGCCGCCCCGAGTCGACACACGACCTCGATCTGTACGGCGGCGCCGACGACCCCGACGAGGCGGCCCGTACCCTCGCCGAGGCACTCGTGGGCGATCTGGCCGCGACCCTGCCCGGCGGTGACAGCCGGCGGGCGGCGACCGCGCTGGCCCAGCTGGTCGGCCCGTACCGCAGTGTCCACGGCCGCTTCCCGGCCGTCCCGGAGCTGCGGGAGCTGCTGAGCGGCTCGCCCGCCGCCTTCGACGGGCTGCGGACGGCCCTGGAGGCCCGGGGCGGCCCCGAGGCCGCCGCCCAGCTGCGGGAGCTGGACGCCCGGGAGCGGCAGTCGGCGCGCGCCGACGATATCGGCGTCCTGCTCGCGGAGCGGGTCGCGTTCCTCGACCGGCCCGCCTTCGCCGACTCCTTCCGTACCGACGGCAGCGGGCGCCAGTTCTCACTGCGCGCCGTCGAACACCCCCTGCGGGTCCGGATCGACCTGCCCGAGCGCGGCCACGCCGAGGCGTCCCGGATCGTGGCCCGGCTGGTGCTGGCCCAGTTCACGGAGGCGGCACCGGCCCGGTCCGACCGGTCCCTGTTCGCCGCGCTGGTCCTGGACGACGCCACGTACACGGTCACCGCGGACTCCGTCCGGGCCGTCCAGCGGCTGCGCTCCGCCAATGCCGGGGTGGTGCTCGCGCTGCGCACCCTGGAGGACGTCCCGGAGCCGCTGCGCGGGCCGCTGCTCGGCGCGGTGGGCTGCCGGATGGCGTTCTCGGGGCTCGCACCGTGGGACGGCAACCGGTTCGCCGAGGCCTGGGGTACGGAGTGGGTGCAGACCCGTGATGTCACCAACCGGCAGATCATCTCCGACGAGCCGCTGACCAAGGCGCTGCACCTGATGCGCCGCCTGGTCACCGGGCAGGCGGCGACCGCGGAGGCGGTCACCGTCCGTGAGGTGGAGCGTGCCCGCTGGTCCGCCTCCGATCTGGCGCACCGGGTGCCCGCCGGGCATGCGGTGCTCTCCCTGACGACGGTCGGGGGCGACCATACGCCGCCGCTCCTGGTGGATCTGCGGACCTGA
- a CDS encoding chitinase — protein MVRARAGTTGRSRSRRRARTRLGRFLAATTAAALTVTALVVSATTARAADAELAVNGGFEAGLGNWTCSANTGTTVTAPVRTGAAALKGTPAGSDNARCSQTVNVQPDSLYTLSGWVQGGYVYLGATGTGTTDVSTWTPAAASWQKLSTTFRTGPATTSVTIYTHGWYGTPAYHADDISLFGPSGGPVTIPTAPTGLTAGSPGSTYVPLAWIPVSGATGYHVYRGTQRVASSASASAYLTGLTPSTVYDFEVTAVNNAGESPRSAAVRVTTTSGGGGDGGLPPHALVGYLHTSFANGSGYTRMADVPDSWDVINLAFGEPTSVTSGDIRFGLCPVTECPNVESVADFKTAIKAKQAAGKKVLISIGGQNGQVQLASTGARDAFVTSVSRIIDEYGLDGLDIDFEGHSLSLNTGDTDFRSPTTPVIVNLISAVKTLKARYGAKFVLTMAPETFFVQLGYQFYGSGPWGGQDPRAGSYLPVIHALRDDLTLLHVQHYNSGPIMGLDNQYHTMGNADFHISMADMLLTGFPVAGNTTRMFPPLRPEQLAIGMPASTQAGNGYTPPGEVNKTLDCLTKRVNCGSYQTHGTWPALRGLMSWSINWDRFNQFEFSRNFDAYRWS, from the coding sequence GCAGCAGACGCCGGGCCCGTACCCGGCTCGGCAGATTCCTCGCCGCCACCACGGCGGCCGCCCTCACCGTCACTGCCCTGGTCGTCTCCGCGACCACCGCCCGCGCCGCCGACGCCGAACTCGCCGTCAACGGCGGCTTCGAGGCCGGGCTCGGCAACTGGACCTGCTCCGCCAACACCGGAACCACCGTCACCGCCCCGGTCCGGACGGGCGCCGCCGCCCTCAAGGGCACCCCCGCGGGCTCCGACAACGCCCGGTGCAGCCAGACCGTCAACGTCCAGCCGGACTCCCTGTACACGCTCAGCGGCTGGGTCCAGGGCGGCTATGTCTACCTCGGTGCCACCGGCACCGGCACCACCGACGTCTCCACCTGGACCCCCGCCGCGGCGAGCTGGCAGAAGCTCTCCACCACCTTCCGCACCGGCCCCGCCACCACTTCGGTCACCATCTACACCCACGGCTGGTACGGCACCCCCGCCTACCACGCCGACGACATCTCCCTCTTCGGCCCCTCCGGCGGGCCGGTCACCATCCCCACCGCCCCCACCGGATTGACCGCCGGATCCCCGGGCTCCACCTACGTACCCCTGGCCTGGATCCCCGTCTCCGGAGCCACCGGCTACCACGTCTACCGGGGCACCCAGCGGGTCGCCTCCTCCGCATCGGCCTCCGCCTACCTCACCGGGCTGACCCCCTCCACCGTCTACGACTTCGAGGTCACCGCCGTCAACAACGCGGGCGAGTCCCCGCGGTCGGCCGCCGTACGGGTGACCACCACCAGCGGCGGGGGCGGTGACGGCGGACTGCCGCCGCACGCGCTCGTCGGCTATCTGCACACCAGCTTCGCCAACGGCTCCGGCTACACCCGAATGGCCGACGTCCCCGACTCCTGGGACGTCATCAACCTCGCCTTCGGCGAACCGACCTCCGTCACCTCCGGCGACATCCGCTTCGGCCTCTGCCCGGTGACCGAATGCCCGAACGTGGAATCCGTCGCCGACTTCAAGACCGCGATCAAGGCGAAGCAGGCCGCGGGCAAGAAGGTCCTCATCTCCATCGGCGGCCAGAACGGCCAGGTGCAGCTCGCCTCCACCGGCGCCCGGGACGCCTTCGTCACCTCGGTCTCCCGGATCATCGACGAGTACGGCCTCGACGGCCTCGACATCGACTTCGAGGGCCACTCCCTCTCGCTGAACACCGGGGACACCGACTTCCGGTCCCCGACCACCCCCGTGATCGTCAACCTGATCTCGGCGGTCAAGACGCTGAAGGCCCGGTACGGCGCGAAGTTCGTGCTCACCATGGCGCCGGAGACCTTCTTCGTCCAGCTCGGCTACCAGTTCTACGGCTCCGGACCCTGGGGCGGCCAGGACCCGCGGGCCGGCTCCTATCTGCCGGTCATCCACGCCCTGCGCGACGACCTCACCCTGCTCCATGTCCAGCACTACAACTCGGGCCCGATCATGGGGCTCGACAACCAGTACCACACCATGGGCAACGCGGACTTCCACATCTCGATGGCCGACATGCTGCTCACCGGCTTCCCGGTGGCCGGGAACACCACGCGGATGTTCCCGCCGCTGCGGCCCGAACAGCTCGCCATCGGCATGCCCGCCTCCACCCAGGCGGGTAACGGATACACCCCGCCGGGCGAGGTCAACAAGACCCTCGACTGTCTGACCAAGAGGGTCAACTGCGGTTCCTATCAGACCCATGGCACCTGGCCCGCGCTGCGCGGACTGATGTCCTGGTCGATCAACTGGGACCGCTTCAACCAGTTCGAGTTCTCCCGGAACTTCGACGCCTACCGCTGGAGCTGA
- a CDS encoding EamA family transporter yields the protein MTRPAPALSTPAAGAEPSLSPGPAPAGRRITGAVWAALAIVYVVWGSTYLGIAVAVETMPPFLSAGVRFALAGVLLGAIVAWRQGFAALKVTRAQLGSAVLVGLLLLLGGNSLVVLAETAIPSGLAALLVAIVPAWVVVLRRAAGERPGGRAYAGVAIGLAGLAVLTLPGLSGDVRMWGVLIVIAATVSWSVGSFVSSRIPMPGNPFTASAYEMVAGGVGCALVGLGRGEHLGFSVAEVSTRSWLALAYLVVFGSLVAFTAYAWLLHSAPLSLVATYAYVNPVVAVFLGAVFLSEPVSWPILLGGGIVVAAVCLIVSTERRG from the coding sequence ATGACCCGACCCGCCCCTGCCCTGAGCACGCCCGCAGCCGGTGCCGAACCGTCCCTCTCCCCGGGCCCCGCCCCCGCCGGACGCCGGATCACCGGTGCCGTCTGGGCCGCTCTCGCCATCGTGTACGTCGTCTGGGGCTCGACCTACCTCGGAATCGCCGTCGCCGTCGAGACCATGCCGCCGTTCCTCTCCGCCGGGGTCCGGTTCGCACTGGCCGGAGTGCTGCTCGGGGCGATCGTCGCCTGGCGGCAGGGGTTCGCCGCGCTCAAGGTCACCCGGGCGCAGCTCGGTTCCGCCGTACTCGTCGGGCTGCTGCTCCTGCTCGGCGGCAACAGCCTCGTCGTTCTCGCCGAGACCGCCATTCCCTCCGGGCTCGCCGCACTCCTCGTCGCCATCGTGCCCGCCTGGGTCGTCGTGCTGCGCCGGGCCGCCGGCGAGCGGCCGGGCGGCCGGGCGTACGCCGGAGTCGCCATCGGGCTCGCCGGGCTCGCCGTGCTCACCCTGCCCGGCCTCAGCGGCGATGTGCGGATGTGGGGCGTGCTGATCGTGATCGCGGCCACCGTGAGCTGGTCGGTGGGGTCGTTCGTCTCCTCCCGGATACCGATGCCGGGCAATCCCTTCACGGCCAGTGCGTACGAGATGGTCGCGGGCGGCGTCGGCTGCGCCCTGGTGGGCCTCGGCCGCGGTGAGCACCTCGGCTTCTCGGTCGCCGAGGTCTCCACCCGTTCCTGGCTGGCCCTCGCCTATCTGGTGGTCTTCGGCTCGCTGGTGGCGTTCACCGCGTACGCCTGGCTGCTGCACTCCGCACCGCTGTCGCTGGTCGCCACCTACGCGTACGTCAATCCGGTCGTCGCGGTCTTCCTCGGCGCCGTGTTCCTGAGCGAACCCGTCAGCTGGCCGATCCTGCTCGGCGGCGGGATCGTGGTCGCCGCGGTCTGTCTGATCGTGAGCACCGAACGCCGCGGCTGA
- a CDS encoding PucR family transcriptional regulator translates to MPPTLAALVQHSTLKLVVRAGEGGLDREVRWAHVSELADPVPYLEGGELLLVTAITLDVHDRDTMRRYVRRLMDAGVVGLGFAVGVHHDAVPDALLEAAGEADFPLLEVPRRTPFLAIGKVVSAAIAADQYRAVTAGFAVQRELTRAALAGGPGAVLARLAGYLDGWAALYDTSGAVIAAAPDWAARRAARHSADAERLRERSAPASAVVADTDAGNDRVELQSLGIGRRVRGVLAVGTGAPLGTAERYAVHSAIALLTLATERSRSLQQAERRIGAAVLRMLLAGHPDDARAVSGELYDTLLDAPFRVLVAEPADPAAPDAGEALGSLTEALESAASRAGEPVIAVQEPAGRLVVLAVGGGAVVESCADAYADRPAQDPGDGGDPPLYLGLSAATAAGSGPAAAPAALRQAEQALSVARRRGRALVEHGELVAGSVLPLLADDAVRAFADGLLRPLYEHDATGRGDLVASLRAWLSRHGQWDAAAADLGVHRHTLRYRMRRVEEILGRSLDDPDVRMELWLSLKTTEPTTGA, encoded by the coding sequence ATGCCCCCCACACTCGCCGCCCTGGTCCAGCACTCCACGCTCAAGCTCGTCGTCCGGGCGGGCGAGGGCGGGCTGGACCGGGAGGTGCGGTGGGCGCACGTCAGCGAGCTGGCCGACCCGGTGCCGTATCTGGAGGGCGGGGAGCTGCTGCTCGTCACCGCGATCACGCTGGACGTGCACGACCGGGACACCATGCGGCGCTATGTCCGCCGGCTGATGGACGCCGGGGTGGTCGGGCTCGGGTTCGCCGTCGGCGTCCACCACGACGCCGTACCGGACGCACTTCTCGAGGCGGCCGGGGAGGCGGACTTCCCGCTGCTCGAAGTGCCGCGGCGGACGCCGTTCCTCGCCATCGGCAAGGTGGTCTCGGCGGCCATCGCGGCCGATCAGTACCGCGCGGTGACCGCGGGCTTCGCCGTCCAGCGGGAGCTGACCCGGGCCGCGCTCGCGGGCGGGCCCGGTGCGGTCCTGGCCCGGCTCGCCGGATACCTCGACGGCTGGGCGGCGCTCTACGACACCTCCGGCGCAGTCATCGCCGCCGCACCCGACTGGGCGGCCCGGCGGGCGGCCCGGCACTCCGCCGACGCCGAACGGCTGCGGGAGCGCTCCGCGCCCGCCAGCGCCGTCGTCGCCGACACCGACGCCGGGAACGACCGCGTCGAACTCCAGTCCCTGGGCATCGGGCGCCGGGTCCGGGGCGTCCTGGCGGTGGGCACCGGCGCGCCCCTCGGCACCGCCGAACGGTACGCGGTCCACTCCGCCATCGCCCTGCTCACCCTGGCGACCGAACGCTCCCGCTCGCTTCAGCAGGCCGAGCGGCGGATCGGCGCGGCCGTGCTGCGGATGCTGCTGGCGGGGCATCCGGACGACGCCCGCGCGGTCTCCGGCGAGCTGTACGACACCCTCCTCGACGCCCCCTTCCGGGTGCTGGTCGCCGAACCCGCCGACCCGGCGGCGCCGGACGCGGGCGAGGCCCTGGGGAGCCTGACCGAGGCGCTGGAGTCGGCGGCCTCCCGGGCGGGCGAGCCCGTCATCGCCGTACAGGAGCCGGCCGGGCGGCTGGTGGTGCTGGCCGTCGGCGGGGGAGCGGTCGTGGAGTCCTGCGCCGACGCCTACGCCGACCGGCCCGCGCAAGACCCCGGCGACGGGGGCGACCCGCCCCTCTATCTGGGGCTCTCCGCCGCGACCGCGGCCGGTTCGGGTCCCGCCGCCGCGCCCGCCGCCCTCCGGCAGGCCGAGCAGGCGCTGTCCGTCGCCCGGCGCCGCGGCCGCGCGCTGGTCGAACACGGTGAGCTGGTCGCGGGCTCGGTCCTGCCCCTCCTCGCGGACGACGCCGTACGGGCCTTCGCCGACGGGCTGCTGCGACCGCTGTACGAGCACGATGCGACGGGCCGCGGCGATCTGGTGGCGTCCCTGCGGGCCTGGCTCTCCCGCCACGGACAGTGGGACGCGGCGGCGGCCGACCTCGGCGTGCACCGCCATACGCTCCGCTACCGGATGCGGCGGGTGGAGGAGATCCTCGGCCGCTCCCTGGACGATCCGGACGTCCGGATGGAGCTCTGGCTCTCCCTGAAGACGACGGAACCCACCACCGGAGCCTGA
- a CDS encoding aldehyde dehydrogenase family protein → MTSTHAFWLAGRQATGETSFDVTNSWDGRLVGTVSVPTEAQVEEAVAAAYAVRDEFAATPAHVRAAALDHVSRRLAERTEEIAQLISAENGKPIKWARGEVGRAVSVFRFAAEEARRFNGGEAQRLDTDAGGVGRLALTRRVPRGVVLGIAPFNFPLNLSAHKVAPAIAVGAPIILKPAPATPISSLILGELLAETDLPAGSWSVLTVPNDRMPALVRDERLPVISFTGSGPVGYAIMDSVPRKHTTLELGGNGAAVVLADWSSEADLNWAASRIATFSNYQGGQSCISVQRVIADASVYERLLPKIVAAVEAQVTGDPSDAATDVGPLVSEDAARRVESWVDEAVAAGAALLTGGKRDGATYAPTVLADVPAETTISCEEVFGPVLTVTRVDGEEAAFAAVNDSKYGLQAGVFTHDVQTAFRAHRALEVGGVIVGDVPSYRADQMPYGGAKQSGVGREGVAYAMDDYTYERVLVLTGLAL, encoded by the coding sequence ATGACCTCCACCCACGCCTTCTGGCTCGCCGGCCGCCAGGCCACCGGTGAGACCTCGTTCGACGTCACCAACTCGTGGGACGGACGGCTCGTCGGCACGGTCTCCGTACCGACCGAGGCGCAGGTCGAGGAGGCCGTCGCCGCCGCGTACGCCGTACGGGACGAATTCGCCGCGACCCCCGCCCATGTCCGGGCCGCCGCCCTCGACCATGTCTCGCGCCGGCTCGCCGAGCGCACCGAGGAGATCGCGCAGCTCATCTCCGCCGAGAACGGCAAGCCCATCAAGTGGGCCCGCGGCGAGGTCGGCCGGGCCGTGTCCGTCTTCCGGTTCGCCGCCGAGGAGGCCCGCCGCTTCAACGGCGGCGAGGCGCAGCGGCTGGACACCGACGCCGGCGGCGTCGGCCGGCTGGCGCTCACCCGCCGGGTGCCGCGGGGCGTGGTCCTCGGCATCGCGCCGTTCAACTTCCCGCTGAACCTCAGCGCCCACAAGGTCGCCCCGGCCATCGCCGTCGGCGCGCCGATCATCCTCAAGCCCGCCCCGGCGACCCCGATCTCCTCGCTGATCCTGGGCGAGCTGCTGGCCGAGACCGACCTCCCGGCCGGTTCCTGGTCCGTGCTGACCGTCCCCAACGACCGGATGCCCGCCCTGGTGCGGGACGAGCGGCTGCCCGTGATCTCCTTCACCGGCTCCGGCCCGGTCGGTTACGCGATCATGGACTCGGTGCCGCGCAAGCACACCACGCTGGAGCTGGGCGGCAACGGCGCGGCCGTCGTCCTCGCCGACTGGTCCTCCGAGGCCGACCTGAACTGGGCCGCGAGCCGGATCGCGACCTTCTCCAACTACCAGGGCGGCCAGTCCTGCATCTCCGTCCAGCGGGTGATCGCGGACGCCTCCGTCTACGAGCGGCTGCTGCCGAAGATCGTCGCGGCCGTCGAGGCCCAGGTCACCGGTGACCCGTCGGACGCCGCCACCGATGTCGGCCCGCTGGTCAGCGAGGACGCCGCCCGCCGGGTGGAGTCCTGGGTCGACGAGGCCGTCGCCGCGGGCGCCGCCCTGCTCACCGGCGGCAAGCGCGACGGCGCCACCTACGCGCCGACCGTGCTCGCCGATGTGCCGGCCGAGACCACGATCTCCTGCGAGGAGGTCTTCGGCCCGGTGCTGACCGTCACCCGGGTGGACGGCGAGGAGGCCGCCTTCGCGGCCGTCAACGACTCCAAGTACGGCCTTCAGGCGGGTGTCTTCACCCACGATGTGCAGACCGCGTTCCGCGCCCACCGCGCGCTGGAGGTCGGTGGCGTGATCGTCGGCGACGTACCCTCGTACCGTGCGGACCAGATGCCGTACGGCGGTGCCAAGCAGTCCGGCGTCGGCCGTGAGGGCGTCGCGTACGCGATGGACGACTACACCTACGAGCGGGTGCTGGTACTCACCGGCCTGGCCCTCTGA
- a CDS encoding phosphatase PAP2 family protein, producing the protein MTWQVAAGGPLRSLDERISRTAAGRGPRPFTELLADLGGLPIALPVLAAALLYVRWRQAPGRRYAALRAVLAIVAVPAAVIPLKALFDRPGPLTEATGYYPSGHAATALVAFGAAALLLRPSLPPAARAWAMPAAGLLTLATGIGLVLRGYHWPLDVIGSWCLFGALLLLLFPPEPTEPADQLQR; encoded by the coding sequence GTGACCTGGCAGGTCGCGGCCGGCGGACCGCTGCGCTCGCTCGACGAACGGATCTCCCGGACCGCCGCCGGGCGCGGCCCGCGACCGTTCACCGAACTCCTCGCCGACCTCGGCGGCCTCCCGATCGCGCTGCCGGTACTGGCCGCGGCCCTGCTGTACGTCCGATGGCGGCAGGCCCCCGGCCGGAGGTACGCGGCACTGCGCGCGGTCCTCGCGATCGTCGCCGTGCCGGCCGCGGTCATCCCGCTCAAGGCGCTGTTCGACCGGCCAGGGCCGCTGACCGAAGCGACCGGCTACTACCCCTCGGGGCATGCGGCCACCGCCCTCGTCGCCTTCGGCGCCGCGGCCCTGCTGCTGCGCCCGTCGCTGCCGCCCGCGGCCCGGGCATGGGCGATGCCCGCCGCCGGGCTGCTCACCCTGGCGACGGGCATCGGTCTGGTGCTGCGCGGCTATCACTGGCCGCTGGACGTCATCGGCAGCTGGTGTCTGTTCGGCGCGCTGCTCCTCCTGCTGTTCCCGCCGGAACCAACGGAACCGGCGGATCAGCTCCAGCGGTAG
- the gabT gene encoding 4-aminobutyrate--2-oxoglutarate transaminase yields the protein MTAIPQERRIVTAIPGPKSVELQARRTAVVAAGVGSVLPVFTARAGGGIIEDVDGNRLIDFGSGIAVTSVGASAEAVVRRASAQLADFTHTCFMVTPYEGYVEVAEALAELTPGDHAKKSALFNSGAEAVENAVKIARSYTKRQAVVVFDHGYHGRTNLTMALTAKNMPYKQGFGPFAPEVYRVPVAYGYRWPTGAENAGAEASAQAIDQISKQIGAENVAAIIIEPVLGEGGFIEPAKGFLPAIARFAKDNGIVFVADEIQSGFCRTGQWFACEDEGIVPDLITTAKGIAGGLPLAAVTGRAEIMDAAHAGGLGGTYGGNPVACAGALGSIETMKELDLNAKARRIEEIMKARLTAMAEKHDIIGDIRGRGAMIAIELVKDRATKEPAAAEAGALAKACHAEGLLVLTCGTYGNVLRFLPPLVIGEDLLNEGLDLLEQAFAAL from the coding sequence ATGACTGCCATTCCGCAGGAGCGCCGCATCGTCACCGCCATCCCCGGCCCCAAGTCGGTCGAGCTCCAGGCCCGCCGGACCGCCGTGGTCGCCGCCGGTGTCGGCTCCGTGCTGCCGGTGTTCACGGCGCGTGCGGGTGGCGGCATCATCGAGGACGTCGACGGGAACCGGCTGATCGACTTCGGCTCCGGTATCGCCGTGACCAGCGTCGGCGCCAGCGCCGAGGCCGTGGTACGCCGGGCCTCCGCCCAGCTGGCCGACTTCACCCACACCTGTTTCATGGTGACGCCGTACGAGGGGTATGTGGAGGTCGCGGAGGCGCTCGCCGAGCTGACCCCGGGCGATCACGCCAAGAAGTCCGCGCTGTTCAACTCCGGCGCCGAGGCCGTCGAGAACGCGGTGAAGATCGCCCGCTCGTACACCAAGCGCCAGGCGGTCGTGGTCTTCGACCACGGCTACCACGGCCGCACCAACCTCACCATGGCGCTGACGGCCAAGAACATGCCGTACAAGCAGGGCTTCGGCCCGTTCGCGCCCGAGGTCTACCGGGTGCCGGTGGCCTACGGCTACCGCTGGCCGACCGGTGCCGAGAACGCCGGTGCCGAGGCGTCCGCGCAGGCCATCGACCAGATCAGCAAGCAGATCGGCGCCGAGAACGTCGCCGCGATCATCATCGAGCCGGTCCTGGGCGAGGGCGGCTTCATCGAGCCCGCCAAGGGCTTCCTGCCCGCGATCGCGCGGTTCGCGAAGGACAACGGGATCGTGTTCGTCGCCGACGAGATCCAGTCCGGTTTCTGCCGTACCGGCCAGTGGTTCGCCTGTGAGGACGAGGGCATCGTCCCGGACCTGATCACCACCGCCAAGGGCATCGCGGGCGGTCTGCCGCTGGCCGCCGTGACGGGCCGCGCCGAGATCATGGACGCCGCGCACGCGGGCGGCCTCGGCGGCACCTACGGCGGTAACCCGGTCGCCTGCGCGGGCGCGCTCGGCTCCATCGAGACGATGAAGGAGCTCGACCTCAACGCCAAGGCCCGGCGCATCGAGGAGATCATGAAGGCCCGCCTCACGGCGATGGCCGAGAAGCACGACATCATCGGTGACATCCGGGGCCGGGGCGCGATGATCGCCATCGAGCTGGTGAAGGACCGCGCGACCAAGGAGCCCGCCGCGGCCGAGGCCGGGGCGCTCGCCAAGGCGTGCCACGCCGAGGGTCTGCTCGTACTGACCTGCGGCACCTACGGGAACGTGCTGCGCTTCCTGCCGCCGCTGGTGATCGGCGAGGACCTGCTGAACGAGGGCCTGGACCTTCTGGAGCAGGCGTTCGCCGCGCTCTGA